TATGCAGGCTTAGCCGCCGCCCGGAGGCTCGCCGAAAACCGGCCCAATGACCAGATTGCACTCATCGATGCTCAGGAAGTCGGAAAAGGCACATCCGGACGCGCTGCAGGCTTTGCCATTGATCTGCCGCACAATGTCAGCTCATCGATGGAGGAACTGGCCAAGTCGCACAGCTACCGTGCGCTGGCGCGTGCAGCCATCGACCATCTGAAACAGCAGATTGACCAGCATGGCATCGACTGCGACTGGCGGCAGGATGGAAAGTTTCACGCAGCCGTTTCCGATCAGGGGATGCGTGAGGTTCTTGAACCAACCGTCAAAGAGCTGGAGCGCCTTAAAGAACCCTTCGACTGGCTTGAAGGGGATGCTCTTACCAGGCGGCTCGGTACCAGCCATTTCAAAGCAGCGATCTTCACCTATGGCACATCACTGCTGAACCCTGCTGCTCTGGTGCGTGGCCTTGCCGACAATCTGCCCGCAAATGTCACGCTTTATGAAAACTCTGCCGTGACCAAGATCGATTATGGCGACCGTATCCTCATAAGCACGGCAAAGGGTCAGGTTCAGGCACCCGCCATGATTCTGACTGTCAACGGCTTTGGTGAGCAGTTCGGCTTTTTCAGGCGTAAGCTTCTGAATTTCGCAGCCCATGCGAGCCTCAGCCGCAAGCTTGACGATCAGGAATACAAAGCCATCGGCGAAGTCGCTCCTTGGGGGCTGACACCTGCCAATTCCTTTGCTGGCATCACCATGCGCCTTACCTCTGACCGGCGCATACTGGTTCGGCAGAACGTGCATTTCTGCCCGTCGCTGCGCCAGTCGGATGCACGGCGCCAAACAATCAAGCGTGAACACAAACGGCTGTTCGACGAGCGTTTCCCGATGCTTTCAAACGTCGATATGGAACATACATGGACCGGCTTCATCTGCCTGTCACGCAATGGCGCTCCGGGTTTTGGACAGATCGCCAAGAATGTTTATACCTCGCTTTGCCAGAACGGCGTCGGCATCACCAAAGGCACGATTGGCGGCATTCTTGCAGCCGACATGGCCTGCGATATCGACAATCCACTGATCGACGACATGCTGAAGCTCGGCAGCCCGACCGAACTGCCACCACGACCATTCCTCGACATTGGCGTCCGCGCACGATTTGCCTGGGAGCTATGGCGTGCACGCGGCGAAGTATGAGCGAAACCGAGTGAGCTGAATGTTGTAACAGGCGCACAGACTGGTGCTTTTTGGCGCATTTGCAGCGATAATGCTTGCTTATTGGAGCTTTTGGGTTGTATCGGGAAAAAGACAGAGCCAGAACAATCGCAAGCAATAAAATTGCGCATGAAAAACCGGGGAATGGTTCCAAAGGCAGATGTGTTTGGAACAAACTCAAATCAAAACCGGTCGTGATTGAAACAGGTCTTTCGGACATAAGAAGGCAAATGCCTGAATGTGCGAAAGCCAGTGAATCTATGTGCCTTGAATGGTGCGTTTTCATTTTCAATGACGGCAAAGAACAAGGAATCTCAATGTGAGTCAGATCGCCTTCTGGGGTGCGGTCGAATTGGGCCTCGTCTTCTCTTTTGTCGCCATCGGCGTCTATCTGGCTTTCCGCGTGCTCGATTTCCCCGATCTGACCGTGGATGGCTCGTTTCCGCTTGGTGCGGCCGTAACAGGCGTTCTGATCCTTGCTGGCTGGAATCCATGGCTTTCCGCCGGTGTTGCGATGATTGCAGGCTCGATTGCCGGTCTGGTGACAGCGACGCTCAACGTGCGCTTCAAGATCCTCAACCTGCTGGCTTCCATTCTGACGATGATTGCACTGTTCTCAGTCAATCTGCGCGTCATGGGTCGCCCGAATATCGCACTGATTAATCAGGATACGATGCTGTCTCCGTTCTTCGGTCACGGCATTCCTGAATATTATGTGCGTCCGGCCTTCCTGTTTGTGCTGGTTGCCATCACGGTATTCCTGGTCTGGCGCTTCCTCGAAAGCGACATGGGCCTTGCGATGCGTGCAACTGGCGCCAATCCGAAAATGGCCCGCGCACAGGGCGTACGCACTGATCGCCAGATTTACCTCGGAATGGCACTCTCCAATGCTCTCGTGGCGCTTGGCGGCTCGCTTTTCGCCCAGACAAACGGCTTTGCGGACGTGACCTCCGGCGTGGGTACAATCGTTGTTGGTCTTGCCGCTGTGATCATCGGCGAAACATTGCTGCGCTCGCGTCTCATCCTCGTCATTCTCATTGGCTGTGTTGCCGGTTCGATCATCTACCGCATCGCTATCCAGCTCGCGCTTTCCAATGGCAGCATTGTCGGGCTTCAGGCTTCTGACCTCAACATTGCGACGGCACTTCTTGTTACCTTCGCGCTGATATTGCCGCGCCTGCGTCGTGGAGGAGCATCATCATGATCGAAGTATCCAATCTTGAAGTTATCTTCGGTCGTGGAACACCGCTTGAAAAGCAGGTGCTCAACAAGATCAACCTGACGATGGAGCAAGGCACCTTCGTCACCGTGATCGGTTCCAACGGCGCTGGCAAATCAACTATGCTGGGCGTTTTGGCAGGCGATGTCATCCCGACGTCGGGCAAGGTGGTAATCAGCGGACAGGACGTGACCCGCAAGTCCACTGCCGAGCGTGCTGGTCTTGTGGCACGCGTGTTTCAGGACCCGCTTGCAGGCAGCTGTGGAACACTGACGATTGAAGAAAACCTGGCACTGGCTGCATCGCGTGGAACACGCCGTGGCCTCACCCACGCGCTTAATTCCAAGCGCCGTGAATGGTTCCGCGAACGCGTGGCAAGCCTCAATCTCGGCCTCGAAAACCGTATGCAGGATCGCATGGAGCTTCTCTCCGGCGGTCAGCGTCAGGCGCTCTCGCTAATCATGGCAACATTGGCGGGTTCAGAAGTGCTGCTGCTTGATGAGCATACGGCAGCACTTGATCCCGGCATGGCTGAATTCGTCATGGAACTGACCCGCACGCTGATTGCTGAAAACAAGCTGACAGCACTGATGGTCACGCATTCCATGCGTCAGGCGCTCGATTATGGCGACCGCACCATCATGCTGCATGGCGGCAAGATCCTGCTCGACGTAACCGGTGACAAACGCAAGACGCTCGGCGTTGAAGACCTCATCGAAATGTTCCGCAAAGTGCGCGGACAGACACTCGATGACGATGCTTTGCTGATCGAATAATATTACAAACAGCTTTGTTTCACAGCCGCCGTTCAGTTTGACCGGCGGCTGTTTCGTTTGAAAACGAATTGCGCTACTTAATCCTAATGGCGCAAAAAAAAGCACACGAAGTCGATCAGTTTATTGGAAAGCCGAGCAGCTCGTTTCCGGTTGTGCTGCTCTACGGCCCTGATAAGGGGCTGGTG
The Ochrobactrum sp. BTU1 DNA segment above includes these coding regions:
- a CDS encoding FAD-binding oxidoreductase, whose product is MPAIRILPADDNTNGWSRILPARAPRAALKGGIKVDWIVLGAGYAGLAAARRLAENRPNDQIALIDAQEVGKGTSGRAAGFAIDLPHNVSSSMEELAKSHSYRALARAAIDHLKQQIDQHGIDCDWRQDGKFHAAVSDQGMREVLEPTVKELERLKEPFDWLEGDALTRRLGTSHFKAAIFTYGTSLLNPAALVRGLADNLPANVTLYENSAVTKIDYGDRILISTAKGQVQAPAMILTVNGFGEQFGFFRRKLLNFAAHASLSRKLDDQEYKAIGEVAPWGLTPANSFAGITMRLTSDRRILVRQNVHFCPSLRQSDARRQTIKREHKRLFDERFPMLSNVDMEHTWTGFICLSRNGAPGFGQIAKNVYTSLCQNGVGITKGTIGGILAADMACDIDNPLIDDMLKLGSPTELPPRPFLDIGVRARFAWELWRARGEV
- a CDS encoding ABC transporter permease; this translates as MSQIAFWGAVELGLVFSFVAIGVYLAFRVLDFPDLTVDGSFPLGAAVTGVLILAGWNPWLSAGVAMIAGSIAGLVTATLNVRFKILNLLASILTMIALFSVNLRVMGRPNIALINQDTMLSPFFGHGIPEYYVRPAFLFVLVAITVFLVWRFLESDMGLAMRATGANPKMARAQGVRTDRQIYLGMALSNALVALGGSLFAQTNGFADVTSGVGTIVVGLAAVIIGETLLRSRLILVILIGCVAGSIIYRIAIQLALSNGSIVGLQASDLNIATALLVTFALILPRLRRGGASS
- a CDS encoding ABC transporter ATP-binding protein, translated to MIEVSNLEVIFGRGTPLEKQVLNKINLTMEQGTFVTVIGSNGAGKSTMLGVLAGDVIPTSGKVVISGQDVTRKSTAERAGLVARVFQDPLAGSCGTLTIEENLALAASRGTRRGLTHALNSKRREWFRERVASLNLGLENRMQDRMELLSGGQRQALSLIMATLAGSEVLLLDEHTAALDPGMAEFVMELTRTLIAENKLTALMVTHSMRQALDYGDRTIMLHGGKILLDVTGDKRKTLGVEDLIEMFRKVRGQTLDDDALLIE